In Rosa chinensis cultivar Old Blush chromosome 1, RchiOBHm-V2, whole genome shotgun sequence, a genomic segment contains:
- the LOC112199008 gene encoding uncharacterized protein LOC112199008, with translation MDKSWMSMDRRSDEYENGVDRFCEFALHHAADPSSIRCPCLECGHVKPQTIKEVRSHLLCYGIDQSYVTWYWDGEPILSLDQLIKDEIWESYNESNLMENIVEMVEAARDEYVSNPEAFEKLLEDAEKPIYPGCVQFTKLSTLVRLYNLKAQGGWPDKSFSALLKFLGELLPQMNEMPSTLYAAKKTLGSLGMEYEKIHACLNDCILYRKEYSEASVCPNCGVSRWKVSKNSSEAQKKQIPAKVMWYFPPIPRFRRMFRNRDTAKNLIWHATEREEDGKLRHPADSPSWKLVDHMWPDFGDDPRNLRLAISADGINPHGCLSSRYSCWPVLMVTYNLPPWMCLKRKFIMLTMLISGPKQPGNDIDVYLAPLVDDLKTLWDVGVKAYDAYTQETFMLKAILLWTINDFPAYGNLCGCSVKGYKACPICGDNTHSEWLKFGNKVSFVGHRKYLPSDHVFRKQKGSFNGQQEFGIAPHPLSGKEILERVKGIKPSWGKKSLNYEKPKVKVQLGKRKARDEVNVKKKKLVNDLLTTCWKKKSIFFDLPYWSSLHVRHCLDVMHIEKNVCESLIGTLLNIPGKSKDSVAARKDLVEKGLRKGLAPKEGKKKTYLPAAPYTLSKKEKQSVCGSLYGFKGPKNFSSNFKNLVSMQELKLFGLKSHDCHILMQHLIPVAIRAVLPKHVRYAITRFCVFFNALCSKTIDVLQLDEIQSGLVETLCLLEKIFPPSFFDIMVHLTVHLIREVRLCGPVYLHWMYPFERYMSVLKDYVRNRNRPEGCMAEAYIAEEAVDFCADYLCEVLAVGLPPKAFLDLKDYNASLGSGHVVTACPKLRHQAHLSVLDNTAEVRPYIDEHLETLKLEHPQKSKSEKWLRDEHNRRFSNWLQQRVELELNSLENEISESLRWLAHGPRCEVKKFSGYIVNGSDYHTKAWDNVHVRQNSGVTLNADALLVSSAKDRNPEHDEMTFYWGIKVEDFGFTLVDLSRIGHKSDSFVLADLVQKVFYIEDPADPRWSVVLQAPQLDWLNEDELGDTTLDHQSFPHALPSVSTFDIMTENDADYVRTDCEGTWVEEHN, from the exons ATGGATAAAAGTTGGATGTCTATGGATAGAAGATCAGATGAATACGAGAATGGGGTTGACCGTTTTTGTGAATTTGCTCTACACCATGCTGCTGATCCTAGTTCCATTCGTTGTCCTTGTTTAGAATGTGGACATGTTAAACCACAAACTATTAAGGAGGTTAGAAGTCATTTGCTTTGTTATGGTATTGATCAAAGCTATGTTACATGGTATTGGGATGGAGAACCTATTCTTAGTTTAGATCAATTAATAAAAGATGAAATTTGGGAAAGCTACAATGAAAGCAATTTAATGGAAAACATTGTAGAGATGGTTGAAGCTGCGAGGGATGAATATGTTAGCAATCCAGAAGCATTTGAGAAGTTGCTAGAAGATGCCGAGAAACCTATATATCCTGGTTGTGTGCAGTTTACTAAGTTATCAACACTAGTCAGATTGTATAACTTGAAAGCACAAGGCGGGTGGCCTGATAAAAGCTTTTCAGCATTATTGAAATTCTTAGGAGAATTACTTCCACAAATGAATGAGATGCCTTCAACCTTGTATGCAGCGAAGAAGACATTGGGGTCCTTGGGGATGGAGTATGAGAAAATACACGCATGCCTTAATGATTGCATCCTATATAGGAAAGAGTATTCAGAAGCATCTGTATGTCCTAATTGTGGTGTGTCTAGATGGAAGGTTAGTAAGAATTCGAGTGAAGCTCAGAAAAAACAAATACCAGCAAAGGTTATGTGGTATTTTCCCCCAATCCCTAGATTTAGAAGGATGTTTCGTAATAGGGATACAGCAAAAAACTTAATATGGCATGCcacagaaagagaagaagatggtAAACTTCGCCATCCAGCTGACTCTCCTTCATGGAAGCTTGTAGATCACATGTGGCCAGATTTTGGGGACGACCCTAGAAACCTTCGATTGGCAATTTCAGCAGATGGAATAAATCCTCATGGTTGTCTTAGTAGTAGATATAGTTGTTGGCCGGTTCTTATGGTCACCTATAACCTACCACCGTGGATGtgtttgaaaagaaaatttattatGCTAACAATGTTAATATCTGGTCCTAAACAGCCAGGTAATGATATTGATGTCTATTTGGCACCGTTGGTGGACGATTTAAAAACTCTATGGGATGTCGGTGTCAAAGCATATGATGCATACACACAAGAGACCTTTATGTTAAAGGCTATTTTGCTATGGACAATAAATGACTTCCCTGCGTATGGAAATTTGTGTGGTTGTAGTGTCAAGGGATATAAAGCGTGTCCAATTTGCGGTGATAATACACATTCTGAATGGTTGAAGTTTGGTAATAAGGTTTCATTTGTTGGCCATAGAAAATATCTACCGAGTGATCatgttttcagaaaacaaaaaggTTCGTTTAATGGTCAGCAAGAGTTTGGAATAGCTCCACATCCTTTAAGCGGGAAGGAAATTCTAGAAAGAGTTAAAGGGATTAAACCATCATGGGGGAAGAAGTCGTTGAATTATGAAAAACCAAAGGTCAAAGTGCAACTTGGAAAAAGGAAGGCCAGAGATGAAGTTaatgttaaaaagaaaaagttagtCAATGATCTGCTTACTACTTGCTGGAAGAAAAAATCAATATTCTTTGATTTACCGTATTGGAGTTCATTGCATGTTAGGCATTGTTTAGATGTAATGCACATTGAGAAAAACGTATGTGAGAGCCTAATTGGAACGTTGTTGAACATTCCTGGAAAAAGTAAAGATAGTGTTGCAGCAAGAAAGGATCTTGTGGAAAAAGGTTTGCGGAAAGGTTTGGCACCTAAGGAAGGCAAAAAAAAGACATATCTCCCTGCCGCCCCTTATACATTAtcaaagaaggaaaaacaatCAGTTTGTGGTTCTTTGTATGGATTTAAGGGACCAAAAAATTTCTCATCAAATTTTAAAAATCTGGTTTCTATGCAAGAGTTGAAGCTTTTTGGTCTTAAGTCTCACGATTGTCATATACTTATGCAGCACCTCATTCCAGTAGCTATTCGTGCAGTGTTACCTAAGCATGTGAGATATGCAATTACAAGATTTTGTGTGTTCTTCAATGCTTTATGTAGCAAGACCATTGATGTATTACAACTAGATGAAATTCAAAGTGGTCTTGTTGAGACTTTGTGTTTACTTGAGAAGATATTCCCACCTTCTTTTTTTGATATAATGGTGCATCTCACAGTCCACCTTATCCGAGAAGTGCGGTTATGTGGTCCCGTATATTTGCATTGGATGTACCCATTTGAACGGTACATGAGTGTCTTAAAAGACTATGTGAGAAATCGCAATCGTCCTGAAGGTTGTATGGCTGAAGCTTATATTGCTGAGGAAGCAGTAGATTTTTGTGCAGATTATTTGTGCGAAGTACTTGCTGTTGGACTCCCTCCCAAAGCTTTTTTAGATCTAAAAGATTATAATGCTTCATTAGGAAGTGGACATGTGGTGACTGCTTGTCCCAAGTTGAGGCATCAAGCACATCTTTCTGTTTTGGACAACACAGCTGAAGTTCGGCCATATATAGA TGAGCATTTGGAGACATTGAAACTGGAGCACCCTCAAAAGTCTAAGTCAGAAAAGTGGCTTAGAGATGAACACAATCGAAGATTTAGCAATTGGCTGCAGCAAAGA GTAGAGCTTGAGCTTAATAGTCTTGAAAATGAGATATCAGAAAGCTTGAGGTGGTTGGCACATGGTCCTCGATGCGAAGTGAAAAAGTTTTCTGGATATATAGTAAATGGATCTGATTATCACACAAAGGCTTGGGATAATGTGCATGTCCGACAAAACAGTGGGGTGACCTTAAACGCAGATGCATTACTAGTTTCTAGTGCCAAagataggaatcctgaacatgaTGAGATGACTTTCTACTGG GGGATAAAAGTTGAGGATTTTGGATTCACATTAGTTGACCTTAGTAGGATTGGGCACAAGTCTGATTCCTTTGTTTTAGCTGATCTTGTGCAAAAGGTATTTTACATTGAAGATCCAGCAGACCCAAGGTGGTCGGTTGTATTGCAAGCACCTCAATTAGACTGGTTAAATGAAGATGAGCTAGGGGATACTACACTTGATCATCAATCTTTTCCCCATGCACTGCCATCTGTTAGTACATTCGATATAATGACTGAGAATGATGCAGATTATGTGAGAACTGATTGTGAAGGCACATGGGTCGAAGAGCATAATTGA
- the LOC112190008 gene encoding uncharacterized protein LOC112190008, which produces MDPEEENHASEDDLSSDEKKGRGPTFMSDIIHGRSKGARMEVTYNKKGQPIGLGGKRLATFIGVMARTTIPITYETWPAVKKSLKEMIWSMVQKSFIVDPRSKKDVLSSAGRKWKSFKSTLTTKYILKYKDRRSLLKKKPEEYEFITQPQWEAFVKSRLTPEFLEIHEDHSRRRAFHEYEHRMSRKGYANLEEELKLELGTEEDIDRAILWKKGRVDKEGNYLSETTKQRAEKIDALTKDVKEGIVSAVGRNDILTQALETPERPGRVRGAGQFVTHKVYFNTSRYKPATKTQMLEQQLEMMQNQINMFASLLDPEKLDAAKLSMMRDMFKSNNGSEKASCSVDKEKNQSCKEEVSNVASKKEIEKKATEKKVRKVDDIPSPIDNSRESKKAKQKSKGGLVTREIAALEDDNVITSTDKAYIPIQTTNVVKKANKCKLAVDTKDNIVAMGTIIMLDGPIHGVPLGAENARISVDVPIKEDAYLPIPNVSGDIFTVKQAIGTHVACPRHLVLMSHEEVYRKPIIISITRS; this is translated from the exons ATGGatccagaagaagaaaatcatgCTTCTGAAGATGACTTGTCATCTGATGAGAAGAAGGGAAGAGGTCCAACTTTTATGTCTGACATTATTCATGGCAGGAGTAAGGGGGCTAGAATGGAAGTGACATATAACAAAAAGGGGCAACCAATTGGTCTTGGAGGGAAGAGGCTAGCTACTTTTATTGGGGTAATGGCTCGAACTACTATCCCAATCACATATGAGACTTGGCCAGCTGTGAAGAAATCACTTAAAGAAATGATATGGAGTATGGTTCAG AAATCATTCATTGTGGATCCAAGAAGCAAGAAAGATGTATTGAGTAGTGCAGGAAGGAAATGGAAATCATTCAAGAGCACtttaacaacaaaatatatattgaaGTATAAAGATCGACGGAGCCTCCTAAAGAAAAAACCTGAAGAATATGAATTTATCACTCAACCTCAGTGGGAAGCTTTTGTGAAATCTCGATTAACTCCTGAATTTTTG GAAATTCATGAGGACCACTCAAGGAGACGAGCTTTTCATGAGTATGAGCATCGAATGTCCAGGAAAGGCTATGCTAATTTGGAAGAGGAGCTA AAACTGGAGTTAGGGACTGAAGAAGATATTGACAGAGCTATCTTATGGAAGAAAGGGCGTGTCGATAAAGAGGGTAACTATTTGAGTGAGACAACCAAACAACGTGCTGAGAAGATT GATGCTTTAACAAAAGATGTGAAAGAGGGAATTGTGTCTGCTGTTGGTCGGAACGACATTTTGACTCAAGCTTTGGAGACACCTGAGCGACCAGGTCGTGTAAGAGGTGCTGGACAATTTGTTACACACAAAGTGTACTTTAATACATCTAGATATAAGCCTGCAACCAAGACACAAATGTTGGAACAACAGTTGGAAATGATGCAAAACCAGATCAACATGTTTGCTTCATTATTGGATCCAGAGAAGTTGGATGCAGCTAAACTAAGCATGATGCGAGACATGTTCAAATCTAATAATGGATCTGAAAAAGCTAGCTGCTCAGTCGATAAGGAGAAAAATCAGTCTTGTAAGGAGGAGGTATCTAATGTGGCATccaagaaagaaattgaaaaaaaagctACTGAAAAAAAGGTTCGAAAAGTCGATGATATTCCATCTCCAATTGACAACAGTAGAGAGAGCAAGAAG GCAAAACAAAAATCCAAAGGGGGGCTAGTGACGAGAGAGATAGCCGCATTGGAAGATGACAATGTGATAACATCAACAGATAAAGCATATATTCCTATCCAGACAACAAATGTTGTAAAAAAG GCAAATAAATGCAAGCTAGCAGTAGACACCAAAGATAACATTGTTGCAATGGGAACTATAATAATGTTGGATGGGCCGATACATGGAGTGCCCCTAGGAGCAGAAAATGCACGTATCTCAGTTGATGTGCCTATCAAGGAAGATGCTTATCTCCCAATCCCAAATGTGTCAGGTGACATATTTACAGTAAAGCAAGCCATAGGGACTCATGTTGCTTGTCCTCGACATCTTGTTTTAATGTCACATGAAGAGGTATATCGTAAGCCGATTATAATATCCATCACTAGAAGTTAA
- the LOC112199017 gene encoding cyclic nucleotide-gated ion channel 1-like, with the protein MHNVLSILPIVQKRRIMCILRLASLKEVVMFRTMNEQVLEAICEYLKPVTYTEGCNIIQEGQPLEMMLFITQGTALTYVTSSTNGATRSSSVIKYLKRGDLCGEELLNCISKLAAFSDFPISTRVVKAQTRIEGFALRAHDLKSVVSNFWWHFRREELDRVDGSQLPEWEHVAASFIQEKWRLRHHARSSKSCESMH; encoded by the exons ATGCACAATGTCCTCAGCATTCTCCCCATAGTACAGAAAAGGCGTATCATGTGCATTCTTCGCTTGGCTTCGCTGAAGGAA GTTGTCATGTTTAGAACTATGAATGAACAAGTACTGGAAGCAATTTGCGAGTATCTCAAGCCAGTGACATATACCGAGGGCTGCAACATTATTCAAGAGGGACAACCACTTGAGATGATGCTTTTCATCACGCAAGGCACTGCATTGACTTACGTCACTAGTAGTACCAATGGCGCAACAAGAAGTTCCTCCGTCATCAAGTACCTCAAGAGAGGTGATCTTTGTGGAGAAGAACTCTTAAATTGCATATCAAAACTTGCTGCCTTTTCAGACTTTCCCATCTCAACCAGAGTTGTGAAGGCCCAAACAAGAATTGAAGGATTTGCTTTAAGGGCGCATGACTTGAAGAGTGTTGTCTCCAACTTTTGGTGGCATTTTAGAAGGGAGGAGCTTGATCGAGTAGATGGCTCTCAATTGCCGGAGTGGGAACATGTGGCAGCTTCTTTCATACAAGAAAAATGGCGCCTCCGCCATCATGCAAGGTCTAGCAAATCCTGTGAGAGTATGCACTGA
- the LOC112179627 gene encoding cyclic nucleotide-gated ion channel 1-like yields MNNPADDVSVEISNTQWNGVEVKESSSTRIKKWPEVKDILNPHDDDEPKIFFPMWDVIFMISCAIAVFLDPLYSYIPVVDEDRTCYFWDQKLMWTFLGLRSAVDLFYMMDIIIFLHRIHSINITYAKFAASWSWKVKDGRVLNLKKKKSLKERIRKRFPVLPRIFVALPILQAVALTGKYTQYNNFDLFLVTPVQYIMRVYYIYGSLKGIPNIATEVGRFLQAILDFLPFVLAAHLFGALWYGLALQREVDCWTSDVVCMNVTDQQPICDSYTLNYFYCSNYTEGNNKIINITHLEETCNIDASPPIFDFGIYLYALQSNMTSSSTSLPRKMLQCFWWGLRNISSFGSNLQTGPHIVEIIFAVLVYNWLGAFFTISQCKSSGFKKHIRSA; encoded by the exons ATGAACAACCCGGCAGATGATGTATCGGTTGAGATAAG TAATAcacaatggaatggtgtagagGTGAAAGAATCTTCAAGTACAAGAATAAAAAAGTGGCCAGAAGTAAAGGACATTCTGAATCCACATGATGACGACGAGCCAAAGATTTTCTTTCCGATGTGGGATGTAATCTTTATGATATCGTGTGCAATTGCTGTCTTCCTTGATCCTTTGTACAGTTACATTCCGGTCGTCGACGAGGACAGGACCTGCTACTTTTGGGATCAAAAGTTGATGTGGACATTTCTGGGCTTAAGATCTGCTGTAGATCTTTTTTATATGATGGACATTATCATTTTCTTACATCGAATTCATAGCATAAATATTACTTATGCTAAGTTTGCTGCCTCCTGGTCCTGGAAAGTAAAGGATGGTAGAGTcttaaatttgaagaaaaagaaatcactTAAGGAACGTATTCGCAAGCGTTTTCCCGTTCTACCTCGCATTTTCGTTGCTCTTCCAATCCTACAG GCTGTGGCACTCACCGGAAAATATACACAATATAATAATTTTGACTTGTTTCTGGTCACTCCGGTTCAATATATCATGCGTGTTTACTACATCTATGGATCGCTCAAGGGAATTCCGAACATAGCAACTGAAGTAGGAAGATTTCTTCAAGctattttggattttcttcCCTTCGTACTTGCTGCTCAT CTATTTGGCGCATTGTGGTATGGTCTTGCTCTTCAACGAGAAGTAGATTGTTGGACGAGCGACGTTGTGTGTATGAATGTTACAGATCAACAACCGATATGTGATAGTTACACACTAAATTACTTCTACTGTAGTAATTACACCGAGGGCAACAATAAAATCATCAATATCACGCATTTAGAGGAAACATGCAATATAGATGCAAGTCCACCAATCTTCGACTTTGGCATTTATCTTTACGCTCTTCAGTCTAATATGACAAGTTCATCAACATCTCTTCCACGAAAGATGTTGCAATGTTTTTGGTGGGGTTTAAGAAATATTAG TTCTTTTGGTTCCAATCTTCAAACCGGTCCCCATATAGTGGAGATTATCTTTGCGGTGTTGGTATATAACTGGCTTGGTGCTTTTTTTACTATATCTCAATGCAAGAGTTCAG GCTTTAAAAAACATATCAGATCAGCTtaa